TACTCAATCGCTTGTTCTGAATGGAAAGTACCGTTTTTACCAGTAAAACCTTGCACCAATACTTTGGTGTCTTTGTCGATTAATACACTCATTATTTACTCCGAATTATGGTTAACTAACTTAAAAGGTTATTTATAAATTGAATTTTTTGTGTTGGGCTAGCAATTAAGCAACCGCATCAACAATTTTTTGTGCAGCATTAGATAGACCTTGTGCTGAAATAACTTCAACATCAGACTCGTCTAATAATTTAGCACCTAATTCAGCATTGTTACCTTCTAAGCGAACCACGACAGGTACAGTTACATTTACTTCTTTAACCGCTGCAATAATTGCTTCAGCAATCATGTCGCAACGTACGATACCACCGAAGATATTGATTAGAACGCCTTTTACACTCTCATCTTCTAGGATGATTTTGAATGCTTCAACAACACGATCTTTAGTAGCACCGCCGCCAACGTCTAGGAAGTTAGCTGGCTTACCGCCGTACAGCTTGATGATGTCCATTGTAGCCATTGCAAGACCAGCACCGTTAACCATACAACCGATGTTACCTTCTAGAGCAACATAGTTTAGGTCAAATTCAGCTGCTTTAAGCTCACGCTCATTTTCTTGTGATGGGTCATGTAGCTCAGCAATTTTTGGCTGACGGAATAGAGCGTTTGAATCAACACCAATTTTGCCGTCAACACAAGCTAACTCGCCGTTTTCACGAACAGCTAGTGGGTTGATTTCAATCATATCGAAATCATTTTCAACAAATGCTTTGTATGCGCCAGTCATTAGTTTAACGAACTGGTTAATTTGCTTGCCTTCAAGGCCTAGTTTGAAACCAACTTCACGTGCTTGGAAAGGCATTAGACCCACTAATGGATCAACTGTGATGCTGAAGATTTTCTCAGGTGTTTCTTCTGCAACTTTCTCAATCTCAACACCACCTTCGGTAGATGCCATGAAAGTTACGCGACGAGTTGCACGGTCAACTACTGCACCAAGGTATAGCTCAGTCTGTACTGGGTACATATCTTCTGCAACTAGTACGAAGTTTACTGGCTGACCTTCAGCGTCAGTTTGGTAAGTAACTAGGTTAGTACCGATTAGTGCATCAGCGATTTCTTTTGCTTCTTCACGAGTCTTAGCAAGCTTAACACCGCCCGCTTTACCACGGCCACCAGCGTGAACCTGTGCTTTGATAACAGCAACGTCTGTTGGGGTTTTATCAAAAGCTTCTGCAGCTTCGTCACCAGAGTATGCGATGATACCTTTCTGGATTGGTAAGCCGTAGCTTTCTAGTAATAATTTGGCTTGATATTCATGTAAATTCATAAAGTTACCCTTTAATTTTAATTCCAAGTTTTAAAACGGATACTAAGCGTTTTTTGCTGTTAATAAGTAACCTAGTACCTGTACCTATAGTGGCAACAGACTGACTGATAAGATGAGTGGCTTAAAAGCTCTAAGCCACTATCTTCAATCTATTGACGCTGTTATAAACTACTATCAAGCAGTTATTTTTTACGTTTTTTGCGCTGGATAGCGTGAATAGCACGGCCGTCAGCAGATAGTGCTGCTTCGTGTACCGCTTCACTGATGGTTGGGTGAGCAAACGTCATTAACTGTAGGTCTTCAATGCTTGAAACGAATTCCATTGCAATCATACCTTGGTGAACGATGTCGCCTGCGCCTGCACAGATAGCGTGCATACCTAATAGACGATCCGTTTTCTCATCAGCAACAACTTTAATTGAGCCTTGGCCTTCGCTTTGAGCCAATGCACGGCCGTTAGCTGCTAAGTTAAATGAACCAGTCTTAACTTCGTAGCCTTGCTCTTTCGCTTGCTCTTCAGTTAAACCAACCCATGCGATTTCTGGATGCGTGTAGATAACGTTGATGATGGTGTCATAGTTAACTTGAGCTTTTTCGCCATGAATACGCTCAACCGCCATCATACCCTCTTCCATTGCTTTGTGAGCAAGCATTGGGCCACGTACTAAGTCACCAATAGCGTAAACGCCATCAAGGTTAGTCTTACACTGATCGTCAACTTCAACTAGACCACGGTCAGTTAGAGTGATACCTGAATCTTCACCTAGAAGTTTTTCAGAATATGCACGGCGACCCACACAAACGATTAGCTTGTCGAAAGTCTCTTCATTAGACTCGCCGCCTTTTTCGCTAGTCACCACTACTTGACCATCTTTTACTTCAGCGTTGGTTACTTTAGTATCAACACGGATGTCTAGACCTTGTTTCTTAAGTAGTTTGCCGGCTTCTTTAGCGATTTCTTTGTCAGCTGCAGCTAAAAACTCTGGAAGTGCTTCATAAACAACCACTTCAGAACCTAGACGACGCCATACTGAACCAAGCTCAAGACCGATAACACCAGCACCGATTACGCCTAGACGCTTAGGTGTTTCAGTGAAATCTAGCGCACCTGTTGAGTCAACGATGATGCCTTCTTCGTTGTTAACTGGCGCAACAGGGATATCGATTGGCACAGAACCCGCTGCTAAGATAACGTTTTTAGCAGTAATAGTGGTTTCTGATTCGTCTTCTAGCGCCGTAAATTTAACTTTTTTCTCGTCGCCTTTACCGTCTACAAGCGTACCCCAGCCTTGTAACCAGTCTACTTTGTTGCCTTTTAATAAAGCAGCAACACCACCAGTTA
Above is a window of Psychrobacter sp. FDAARGOS_221 DNA encoding:
- the sucC gene encoding ADP-forming succinate--CoA ligase subunit beta, whose protein sequence is MNLHEYQAKLLLESYGLPIQKGIIAYSGDEAAEAFDKTPTDVAVIKAQVHAGGRGKAGGVKLAKTREEAKEIADALIGTNLVTYQTDAEGQPVNFVLVAEDMYPVQTELYLGAVVDRATRRVTFMASTEGGVEIEKVAEETPEKIFSITVDPLVGLMPFQAREVGFKLGLEGKQINQFVKLMTGAYKAFVENDFDMIEINPLAVRENGELACVDGKIGVDSNALFRQPKIAELHDPSQENERELKAAEFDLNYVALEGNIGCMVNGAGLAMATMDIIKLYGGKPANFLDVGGGATKDRVVEAFKIILEDESVKGVLINIFGGIVRCDMIAEAIIAAVKEVNVTVPVVVRLEGNNAELGAKLLDESDVEVISAQGLSNAAQKIVDAVA
- the lpdA gene encoding dihydrolipoyl dehydrogenase, which encodes MKDNYDLVVIGGGPGGYEAAIRAGQLGMTVACIEKRVYKGEPALGGTCLNVGCIPSKALLDSSHRYEVTKHELEEHGISTGDVEIDVAKMIERKEAIVKQLTGGVAALLKGNKVDWLQGWGTLVDGKGDEKKVKFTALEDESETTITAKNVILAAGSVPIDIPVAPVNNEEGIIVDSTGALDFTETPKRLGVIGAGVIGLELGSVWRRLGSEVVVYEALPEFLAAADKEIAKEAGKLLKKQGLDIRVDTKVTNAEVKDGQVVVTSEKGGESNEETFDKLIVCVGRRAYSEKLLGEDSGITLTDRGLVEVDDQCKTNLDGVYAIGDLVRGPMLAHKAMEEGMMAVERIHGEKAQVNYDTIINVIYTHPEIAWVGLTEEQAKEQGYEVKTGSFNLAANGRALAQSEGQGSIKVVADEKTDRLLGMHAICAGAGDIVHQGMIAMEFVSSIEDLQLMTFAHPTISEAVHEAALSADGRAIHAIQRKKRKK